From a region of the Roseivirga sp. 4D4 genome:
- a CDS encoding histidine kinase yields the protein MFNRLSSIFILLTITLFSCQKDEVKPETIGQEDLDAEFKKLVTRIEKNGRRADSIRILTNSLVSIAHKLNNDNQLGTAFRIRASAFEMASQFDSAIYLYQKSATHFVRSKDSVSLADAYKGLGTSYYFQNLFDSALVYYQKSADLLYSYTDKTALAKAYSNLGMVLTASDLSDQALSYYQKALVITKDSPNPMDKLPTLLNISALFLKEEVYDSALIYANQVNSISRRSNIPFGVGKSASVLASIHLAQQNLDQAEKEILESIQIFFETQMQRDLMAVKWQYAQILFAKNEHRKAIELTDEVLTLPGGNTLAKNVYQLQSQSYENLGQKEEALTTYKKYHTTFEQIADKRNKDIIAEKEIEFNSELKNREILRLKNEADINELKIEQRNIMVFIAVIITVLVLIITYLLLRSLKARSNKQVMELENRLLRTQLNPHFLFNAMGAIQQYIYNKEDPTIISDYLGKFSRLTRMILNYSKEELITLKEELEFLDHYIQLQQIRFEVPFDFKVETDSTIDPDELLIPPMLTQPFIENAIEHGFLHKDTKGHITLTINEKNDQVMITVEDDGVGRKQAALLNKKTKHQSMATQITIDRLKLIQRKLRRKTDFLITDLFDSQNQALGTRVSVNLPLIKE from the coding sequence ATGTTTAATCGGTTAAGTTCAATCTTCATTTTACTGACGATCACTCTTTTTTCTTGTCAGAAAGATGAGGTGAAGCCAGAAACCATAGGGCAAGAAGATCTTGATGCTGAATTCAAAAAACTAGTAACTCGTATTGAAAAGAATGGACGCAGAGCAGATAGTATTCGAATATTGACAAATAGCTTGGTCAGTATTGCTCATAAATTAAATAATGACAATCAACTTGGTACGGCATTCAGGATAAGAGCAAGTGCATTCGAAATGGCCAGTCAATTTGACTCAGCGATCTACCTCTATCAAAAGTCGGCTACTCATTTTGTAAGGTCAAAGGACTCAGTCAGCTTGGCTGATGCTTATAAAGGGCTTGGTACCTCCTATTATTTTCAAAATCTATTCGATTCAGCTCTAGTCTATTATCAAAAGTCGGCAGACCTTCTATACAGTTACACTGACAAAACAGCTTTGGCAAAAGCCTATAGCAATCTAGGTATGGTGCTCACAGCCTCCGACTTAAGCGATCAGGCACTCTCTTACTATCAAAAAGCACTGGTCATCACTAAGGACAGTCCAAACCCTATGGACAAACTCCCTACTCTCCTTAACATATCAGCACTCTTTTTAAAAGAAGAAGTTTATGACTCTGCACTCATATATGCCAACCAGGTAAATTCAATTTCTAGGCGCTCCAACATCCCTTTTGGTGTTGGAAAAAGTGCAAGTGTTTTGGCCTCGATACACTTGGCTCAGCAGAACTTGGACCAAGCGGAAAAAGAAATATTAGAAAGCATTCAAATCTTTTTTGAAACGCAAATGCAAAGAGACCTCATGGCAGTTAAATGGCAATACGCACAAATTCTGTTTGCCAAGAATGAGCACAGAAAGGCAATTGAACTGACTGATGAGGTCTTGACCCTGCCTGGAGGTAATACGCTTGCGAAAAACGTGTATCAATTGCAATCCCAATCTTATGAAAACCTCGGGCAAAAGGAAGAAGCGTTGACGACATACAAAAAGTATCACACCACCTTCGAACAGATCGCAGACAAAAGAAATAAAGACATCATTGCCGAGAAAGAGATTGAATTTAATTCCGAGCTAAAAAATCGAGAAATCTTGAGGTTGAAAAATGAGGCAGATATAAATGAGTTAAAGATTGAACAAAGAAATATTATGGTTTTTATCGCTGTCATTATTACGGTACTAGTGCTAATTATTACTTATCTGCTGCTCAGATCGTTGAAGGCCAGATCGAACAAACAGGTAATGGAATTGGAAAATCGGTTGTTACGCACACAGTTAAATCCACATTTCCTCTTTAACGCCATGGGCGCCATACAGCAATACATCTATAATAAAGAAGATCCGACCATAATCTCGGACTACTTGGGCAAATTCTCTAGGCTTACTCGTATGATCCTTAATTATAGCAAGGAAGAACTCATTACACTTAAAGAAGAGCTTGAATTTCTAGACCATTACATTCAATTACAGCAGATCAGATTTGAAGTCCCTTTTGATTTCAAGGTAGAAACTGATAGTACGATTGACCCTGATGAGCTACTCATTCCACCAATGCTCACACAACCCTTTATAGAAAACGCCATTGAACATGGTTTTCTACATAAGGATACAAAAGGACATATTACACTCACTATAAATGAGAAAAACGATCAAGTAATGATTACCGTGGAGGACGATGGAGTGGGTAGAAAGCAAGCAGCTCTTTTAAATAAAAAGACTAAACACCAATCAATGGCTACTCAAATCACCATTGATCGACTAAAACTGATTCAGAGAAAGCTCAGGCGGAAAACCGATTTCTTAATTACTGATCTTTTCGATTCTCAAAACCAGGCCCTTGGCACGAGAGTATCTGTAAATTTACCTTTGATAAAAGAATAG
- a CDS encoding LytR/AlgR family response regulator transcription factor, with translation MECVIIDDEKPFINALRAMLEHHGGIEVLGEARGVDSGIQLIEELEPELVFLDIQMSDGTGFDLLKKLDRQDFHVIFITAHDQFAIDAFKFSAMDYLLKPLISSELKKALDRAQKSIDKEKLNFQFSVLMENINEISRGKKKIILRESENLHIVKLDDILWCQADGSYTVFYLTDDRKIMVSKHLKEFEEYLSPNGFFRAHRSHLVNVSKITRFDRADGGVVYLENEVALPISVRKKERLAEMLNSLQA, from the coding sequence ATGGAATGCGTAATTATTGACGATGAAAAACCTTTTATCAATGCCCTAAGGGCCATGTTAGAGCATCATGGAGGTATAGAAGTATTGGGGGAAGCAAGAGGTGTGGATTCAGGCATCCAACTCATTGAAGAATTAGAGCCAGAACTAGTTTTTCTCGATATTCAAATGAGCGATGGCACTGGGTTTGACCTATTGAAAAAACTCGATCGGCAAGATTTCCATGTAATTTTCATAACCGCTCACGATCAGTTTGCAATTGATGCATTCAAGTTTAGCGCGATGGACTATTTACTCAAACCATTAATCTCAAGCGAACTTAAAAAAGCACTTGACCGAGCGCAGAAGAGTATTGATAAAGAGAAACTGAACTTTCAGTTTTCGGTCTTAATGGAAAACATCAATGAGATTTCCAGAGGCAAGAAGAAAATTATACTTCGAGAATCTGAAAACTTACATATCGTTAAACTCGATGATATTCTATGGTGCCAGGCTGATGGTAGTTATACCGTTTTCTACTTGACAGACGACCGCAAGATTATGGTATCGAAACATCTGAAGGAATTTGAGGAATATCTGAGCCCCAACGGGTTTTTCAGGGCTCACAGATCTCATTTGGTCAATGTCAGTAAAATAACACGCTTTGATAGAGCTGATGGCGGAGTGGTATACCTTGAAAATGAAGTAGCACTTCCGATTTCTGTCAGAAAAAAAGAAAGGCTGGCAGAAATGTTAAATTCCCTTCAAGCTTAG